The Methylocaldum marinum genome includes the window GCTGTTGCACGACGTGATCCCGGCGGACATCGCGGACGCTTACCGCAATACCGTGAATCAAGCGCTGGATGGCGTGAAGCGCTGTTTCGAAAGAGCCGGCGCCGTGCGTTCGCTGCGCTTGCACGGAGATTGTTATCCCGGAAATATGTTGTGGACGGATGACGGTCCGCACTTCGTCGATTTCGACGATAGCCGCATGGGACCCGCGATTCAGGATTTGTGGATGTTGCTGTCGGGAGACCGCAGCGAGATGACGCAGCAATTGAGCCATCTGCTCTCCGGTTACCGGAGCTTCCACGAGTTCGATCCTCGCGAACTGTATCTGATCGAAGCCCTGCGCAGCCTGCGGCTGATCCATTACACCGCGTGGATCGCCCGACGCTGGAGCGATCCTGCTTTTCCGATCGCGTTTCCGTGGTTCGACACGCCGCGTTACTGGCATGACCGGATCCTGGAACTGCGCGAGCAGATCGCCGCGATGGACGAGCCGCCGCTCTGCCCGGCTTGAATTCGGCAGGGTGCACAGCCGTTGCCGAGAACCGTTTCGGGGCCGCGGGAATCCCGATGAGCCAAAAGCGGCGTTTCCGGTTCCGGGCCGAAGGATACTGCGCACAGAAATCGAAGGCACTTTGCGGGTCTTGTGCGATCCGCGCCTCGAAATCCGCGCGCCGGAAACCTCTATCGGACCGTCGTTTCAGGCCACGCCCCGAGCGGCCGGATTAAATCGCCTGCTCCCCGGTTTCGCCGGTCCTGATCCGGATCGTCTGTTCGAGGTTGGTCACGAATATCTTGCCGTCGCCGATCTTGCCCGTGTTGGCGGATTTGATGATGGCATCGACAGCCTGCTCGACCATACCGTCGGTCACCGCGACTTCGACTTTCACCTTGGGAAGGAAATCGACGACATATTCAGCCCCGCGATAAAGCTCGGTGTGCCCCTTTTGACGCCCGAAACCTTTGACTTCGGTCACCGTAATGCCGCTGATGCCGATTTCGGACAACCCTTCCCGAACATCGTCCAACTTGAATGGTTTTATGATCGCGGTTATGAGTTTCATTATTGTCTCCGATGTAGTGAAATGGTCTTAGCTCCGATTGGCTCGGTTCTGGATAATTTCCTCGACGACCCCGGGGTCGGCCAAGGTGGAAATGTCGCCGAGATCGCGGATCTCGTTGGCCGCAATTTTTCTAAGTATGCGGCGCATGATTTTGCCGGATCGGGTTTTCGGCAATGTCGGCGCCCATTGAATCAAGTCCGGTGTTGCAATCGGACCGATTTCCTTGCGAACCAATTGAATCAATTCCTGTTCGAGCTCGGCGCTCGGCGAGATGCCGGCGACCAGCGTGACATAGGCGTAGATGCCCTGTCCCTTGATATTGTGCGGATAACCCACGACGGCGGCTTCGGCTACGCTATCGTGCAGGACCAGCGCGCTTTCGATTTCCGCGGTGCCCATGCGGTGGCCCGATACGTTCAGCACGTCGTCGACGCGCCCGGTAATCCAGTAATATCCGTCGGCGTCCCGTCTGGCACCGTCTCCGGTGAAGTACTTGCCGGGATAGGCGGAAAAATAAGTTTCGAAGAAGCGTTGATGGCTGCCGAATACGGAGCGGGCCTGACCGGGCCAAGAGCGGGTAATCGTTAATACGCCCTCGCAGTCTCCTTCCAAAACATTGCCCTGGCTGTCGACTATGGCCGGTACGATGCCGAAAAACGGCCGTGTCGCGGAGCCGGGTTTCAGCCGCGTGGCTCCGATCAATGGTGTGATCAGTATTCCGCCGGTTTCGGTTTGCCACCAGGTATCGACGATAGGGCAGCGTTCGCGCCCCACGTGATGGTAATACCACTCCCAGGCTTCCGGATTGATCGGTTCGCCGACCGAGCCGAGAACACGCAAACTACCTCTGTCGGTGGTTTCAAGCCAATTGTCGCCCTGTGCCATCAAGGCACGGATGGCGGTTGGCGCGGTGTAAAAAATGTTGACCCGGTGTTTTTCGACCACTCTCCAGAAACGGTCGGGCGCCGGATAGGTCGGAATGCCTTCGAACATCAGGGTCGTCGCGCCGTTGCACAAGGGACCGTAAACCGTGTACGAATGACCTGTGATCCAGCCGACGTCCGCGGTGCACCAGTAGATCTCGCCCGGGCGGTAATCGAACACGTACTGAAAGGTCATGGCGGCATAAACCAAATAACCCCCGGTCGAGTGAAGCACCCCTTTGGGTTTTCCGGTAGATCCCGAGGTATAGAGAATGAAGAGGGGGTCTTCCGCGTCCATGGATTCGGGCGGGCAATCGGGAGAGGCTTCGGCGAGCTCTTCGTGGTACCACACGCTGCGGGCGTCCCAGTCGATCGTCCCGCCGGTATTTCTGACCACTATAACCGTTTTTACGTTCGGACAAGACTGCAGCGCGGTATCCACATTGGTTTTCAGCGGCACGGTCCGTCCGCCCCGATTCCCTTCATCGGCGCAAATGACGTAACGGCAGTCGGCATCGAGGATACGATCCCGCAATGCGTCTGCGGAAAAGCCGGCAAACACGATGGAATGGACGGCGCCGATCCGAGCGCAGGCCAACATGGCCACGGCCGCTTCCGGAATCATCGGAAGGTAGATGCAGACCCGGTCGCTTTTTTCGACACCATGCTTTTTTAAGACGTTGGCGAACCGGCACACTTGCTCGTGCAGCTCGCGAAAGGTAAGCGTCCTGTCCAGATCAGGATCGTCGCCTTCCCAGATGATGGCAACCTGATCACCCTTTTCGGCCAGATGGCGATCGAGGCAGTTGTAACTGACGTTCAGCTTGCCGCCTTCGAACCATCGAATGCGGGCTGTGCCGAAGTCGCAATCCTGGACTTTGTCCCACGGTTTGAACCAGTCTACGAAGCGTTCCGCCTGCTCCGACCAGAACTTGTCCGAATCCTTAATGGAACGTTCATACATCTCTCGGTAAAGCGCTTCGGTAATATGCGCTCCGGCCGCTACTTCCAGCGGTACATCGTAGACTTTTTCCAGGGACATTCGATTTTCCGTTGATTTTTAGGGGTGGGACTTGGCTATCCTGACGATGACTGATTCTACCGAATTTTCGGGCGAGTTTGACCCGCTCATCGTGCTCGACGAGCGTGGCAGAGTTCCGGGACGAGATATAAGGTCGGCAATCCCTTGCCGACGCAGACGCTCGACCGGGCCGTGACGTCGGGAAAGGATTCCCGACCTACCAGAGGCGGCACGGTGTAGGTCGGCAATCCCTTGCCGACGCAGACGCTCGACCGGGCCGTGACGTCGGGAAAGGATTCCCGACCTACCAGAGGCGGCACGGTGTAGGTCGGCAATCCCTTGCCGACGCAGATGCTCGACCGGGCGGTGACGTCGGGAAAGGATTCCCGGCCTACAGGGATCACGGTCGTAGGTCGGCAATCCCTGCCAACGGCCCCCGCCAGCCGCATGCTCTCGCACGCCCGGCGGCCGTTCCTAGGGTTATGGCAACAGTATTTGACTGGCGAGACGGGCGCCGGGCATGCGGTGTCGACGAACTTTGCAGTCGCCCGATGCGAGGCGCCGGACTTTCGGCGGTCCGGCGGGGCGGATTTATTGTACGTAAAGTAAAGTAAAGCCCTATTCGAGTCGGTCCCACCCCAACCCAATCACGCCGCACATTCCCTGTGCGGAGCCACAAGCGGCGCTCACGCGTGCACCCGTTCGCCGGGAGCGAACGGGAACGTGCGAAGCACGGCCCGAAGGGCGAGTCTCAGGGATGAGGCGAGTAAATCGGCCTCGCCACGCGACGCTGTCCCGTTTCGCTCGCGAGTCCGGGGCAGCCCATCGCTGGCCTGCCCGCTCGTCGCGTTGCGCCTTGCCCTGCCGATTTGTCCCAGAGGAAGAGGGGGCTCTTGTGGCTATACTTTCTTGATCATTAGTAATCCACCCGCCCAAAACAAATTCCAGCAGATCTGTGGGCAACTCGTTCCGGGACGCCTCGACGCGTAATGGATACGTCTACGGCAAGGCGGATATTAGTGAAAGATGGCGTCCGCGGTATAACCGTCGGTTTCCAAAATATCGCGAAGGCGATTCAGACCTTCCATCTGAATCTGGCGTACGCGTTCCCGTGTAACGCCCATGACGGCTGCAACTTCTTCGAGAGTGGCATGATCGTAGCCGCGGAGACCGTATCGGCGGCAGATGACTTCTCTCTGCTTGTCTGAAAGCTGATCCAGCCAGTCGGAAAGGTTGCTGGAAATTCGCTCGTTCTGAAGGGTTTCCGGCAGGGGGAGTTTATCCTCCTCGGAAATACATTCCACCAGGGATTTTTCCGAATCCTTCTTGAACGGAACGTCGATCGATACAACTCGCTCATTGAGTTTCAGCATCTTTTCGACCGTCTTTACCGGCTTGTCCAGATATTTCGCGACGTCTTCCGCACTCGGGTCGTGATGCATGGTAACGGCCAGCTGACGATACGCTTTAAGATAGACATTCATTTCCTTTACGACATGAATCGGAAGCCGAATCGTACGCGTTTGATTCATCAAGGCGCGCTCAATCGTCTGCCGTATCCACCAGGTCGCGTAGGTAGAGAACCGAAAGCCGCGATCGGGTTCAAATTTCTCGACCGCTCTTATTAATCCGAGATTTCCTTCTTCGATCAAGTCCAGAAGCGGCAAGCCGCGATTCAGGTATCGGCGGGAGATCTTGACCACCAGCCGCAAATTGCTCTCTATCATTTTCTTGCGCGCCGCTTGATCGCCTTTTTGAGCCAGACGACCATAGTGTTTTTCTTCATCAGCGGTCAGCAGCTGAGAATTTCCCAATTCCTTTAGATATAGGCGCGTCGCGTCGTATTGGTATTCCGAATCGATGGCACCCAACTCCGCTTCATTCCATATCGACGACTCCTCTTCGAGAACTTCGTTCGCTTCGAAATCGTCGACGAAGGTGGCCGAATCATCGTACAAGCCTGCCTCTCCAAAGGTTTTCAATTCTTCTACGATCTGTTCAGACATACCAATGTCCCCACGTAATTGATTAATTATTGAAAGCCTGTTTGATAAATAAGAATTTCCGTCATCAATAACTCTGTTAACAGCAGCCAACGCGCTCTGTTGAAACCATTTATCGTGCCAATGCGCTTCCGAAGCGCTGAGCACCGCAAAATGGCGGATTACTTGCTCTCTCGTACTTCGTCGGATCACGTGTCGTATCGGGAAAATGGCGTTTAGCCACTAATCAGGAGATCCGTACGACGGGTTTTTGACGGGTATCTTGTTTATCGGCCCTCAAATTCTTTTCTTTAGCGGCCTTTTTGTGATATTGATCGCAGTTTGTGAATTGCGGATTATTTTCGGCGACGCATTTCCCCGCGGCAGAAGCTCGGATGCGTTTCCGAACCAAAATGCGGCTTTGAAAAAGGAATGATGCAGTTCGGCCGGCGTTCACCGGGGCGAAATGAGATGAACCTGAAAACCGAAGTTGAATCCCCGAATGGATGTCCGGTTCCGCGCAGCGCCCGGACGCCCCGTTCCCGAGTTCGAGCGTAGCCGAGGCGCCCGGGTGCCTGGGCCTCGTTTGGCGGGATTTTTCTTATCGTCCGAGTAGAACGTCTTTCGCTTGATTGATTTTTGCCGCGAGATAGTCGGAGCCGCCGCGGTCGGGATGCATCCGCTGCATTAGGCGGCGGTGAGCGGCGATGATGACATCGCGCGGAGATCCCGAAGCAATGCCCAGAACGCGATAGGCTTCTTCCGGCGTCATCTTGCCATGGTCGTGGTCGGGTGCCCGGTTATCGCTTTCCTGCCAGGATTCGCCGTGGACACGCTCCATGTAGGCTTGCAACAGCGAGGCGGATTCCGGATCGTTGCGGACATATTCGGCATATAGCTCGCTCAGCTGTGCGAGGGTCATTTCATGCAAGCTGCGGCCGGCATAAAGTCCCGTCACCACCACACCGTGAATTTCGCCGGTTGCGTGGTCGAGTTGCATGCGCAGAAAACGGGATTCCACGAACGAGCTACTCCGGCCACCGTCGCTAGCTGTTTGCCGTGCCGCGGCCCGTTGTTGCTGCCAGCGGCGCAGGAGCGGCAGATATTGAACCAGGAACTGGACCAAAACCGGGGCAAGCCGGAGCACTGTTGCTATCAGCGCCCCGAGGAGCGGGAGCAGCCAGCCCAGGCGCCCTGTCGCGGCGAGTGCCAGTACTGCCAGAATTCCGGCCCATAGCAGGCCGCGCCGGATTTTCCTGGCGTGTGCTTCCGAGGGTGCGGAAGCAAGAAATCGACGCACCGTCAGCACGGCGAAGTAAACGATTAAAAGAAGCAGGATGATTTGAATCAAGGCTTTTTGATTTGATGGGCCAATTGCAGAACGACGCCACCTCGGGTGCGGCTGTAGTTTTCCAGGGCTTTCAGGCCGCCCGCGGCATAGACCGCAACGGCATTGAGCAGATCCCGGAGTTGTCGTGCGCTTCCGGCATCGAAGCGGCAGTGGGCACCCTGGGTCAGTTTGGCGATCTGTTTGAACGCGAGTTCGGCGGTCGGATCGAAACCTTCCTGGAACAGAAACGCTTTTACGCCGAGCAGGCCTAATTCGCCTGCGATTTTACAAATGAAGTCGACGTTTTCTTCCATGCTGTCGCCGACGAATACCAAGGCGTCGACCTTGCCGGTCCGCGTTTCCTGCAATGTGTGCTCGAGCACCTTGCCGATCTGTGTGTATCCTCCGACACATTGCACCAGGGCCATGCGCCGCCGCAGCTCCTCGGCACGAACCAACCAGGGGAAAGCTTCGAAATCTGCCATTCCGCGGTAATAACAGAGCTGAATTTCCAGGCCGCCGAGAGTCGCGGCGGCATCGAACATGTCCGCCTGTATGCGGCACGCTTCCTGCCATGTGGGCTCTCGGCTCGCGGTCGCGTCCAAGGCAAAAATCAGCCGCCCTTTGCGTCCGGCCGGTTTGACATTGGGCGTTTGCGCGAGTTTTTTCAGAAACGCTTGTACGTCGCTGCTGCTCGATTGTGACGGTAGCTTTTTCGAATCGTTCATGGCTTTGGTTCGAAAGACACGGTGCAACGAGGATTGTCGGGGAGATAAGACTATCGTGCCCGGACCGGACTTCACTTCAGCTCGGTTAGACAGTCCGACGCCCGGTTCGGCTCGGACCGCATGTGCGCGCATTTGTCACTCCTCGAATCGCAAATATAACCGCCAAGAGTGATAAAGTGCAGTGTTTGGTGATCGCTTCCGTGACGCTCCGCACCAGGCAAATTATCTGTTTGCAGAATGTTGACAACATGGTAATTTGCGCCTGCTCCGGAGTGTTCGTTCCTGAACCCAGGAGGCGATAAGAAGTTATAAGAGGAGGTATTACATAATGTCCGAAGATAATAACCCGAGTAAAGCCGCTGTCAGCGTTCTGGATACCTTGAAGAGCAATCCGAAGGCGCTCTACGCGGCGATCGGTGCGGCAGTGGTCGTCGTTCTTATCCTCGCAATGAGCGGCGGCGGTGAGGAAATGCAGATCACGACGGCTGTTACCGTCGGTCAACAGGTGACTTTGGATAATCCGAACGGCGGTGGATCGCATTTGACGGTCGTGCCGGGATTGATGAGCACTTCGGAAGCTGAAGACGACCAGGACCAGAGCGTATGCGTTACCAAGGCGGGCACCAAGGCAACCGTAGAAGAGGAAATGGTGGTTGGCCAGTTGCCGTTCGTAAAAGTTAAAGTGTTGGACGGAGACTGCCAGGGGAAGAGCGGCTGGACTTCGAAAGTCAACGTCAAGGGCGGCTGACGGAAACGGCGATGAGCGCAGCCTCGCCCATCGCCGTTTCATGCCTTTATAGCTCTCGCAGCACGCGCATCGGGCTGTTTTTTACGACGGACCGGGTATTCAAGTAGCCTGCCAGCCCGATCGCCAGAGCGCCCAACACGGGCGTGGCCAGCCACGTCTCCCAATGGAATCGATAGGTCAAGTCGAACACCCGGCTGAATAAGATCCACGCAATCACCTCGCTGATGGCCGATGCCAGAACGCCGGCCAGGAAGCCCAACGCGGCGAACTCCACCCACTGCGCATTCCTCAACAAGCGCCGGCTGGCGCCCATGGTGCGCAGCAGAACGTCCTCGTAAATGCGCTCGTCTAGTGTCGCCCGAACCGCGGCGAAAAGCACCGTGAACCCTGCCGCTAGGGCTAACAGCAAGACATATTCGATGGCGCTCGTCACTTGTCGCAGTATGGTCTGAAATTGTTTCAAGAGCGCGTCCACTTCCAGAATCGTCATGCTCGGGAAGGATTTGGCCAAGTCTCCGAGAACCGGTTTGCGATCGGGCGGCAGATAAAAGCTGGTGAGCCAGGTGTGAGGGTAGGCGTCCAAGCTGCCGGGCGAAAAAATCATGAAAAAGTTGGGTGTCATGGTGTCCCAGCGTACGCTACGGGTGCCGATCACGGTGGCCGCGAGTTCTTGTCCCGCGATGTTGAACGTGAGCTTGTCGCCGGGCTCGATGCCGAGGCCCTTGGCCAGTTCCGCTTCCACCGAAACGCTGAGCGGATCGGCTCCGTTTACCCATTGTCCCCGAACCACGCGGTTGTCCCGCGGTAGTTCCGATGCCCAGGTCAGGCTTAGTTCGCGATTGATGGAGGCTTCGGCCCGCGAATCCTTGTGCACGATTTCGAAAACGTCCTTGCCGTTGACGGCCGTCAAGCGACCTCGAACGATTGGATAGTATGCGCTGCTGGCGATACCTTCTTTATCCAAAGTCTCGCGAAATCTCGCCAAATCGGTATCGAACAGATTCAGGGCAAAGTGATTGGGGGTATCTTGGGGCAGCTGGCGTTTCCATTCCTGCAGCAGTTCGGTACGCACCAGAAGACTGATCTGCATCGCCACCAGGGTTATGCTGAAAGCCAGGATCTGGCTCACGCCCAGTCGCGGTCTGCGGGTCAAATGTTGCAGACCGAAGCGCCACGGCAGCGAAACGTAAGGCAGAAGCAGGCGGCCGAGGCTCAGCATCGACAAACCGAGCAGGCTGAACAGCGCTATCGCAATACCGGCTATCGCCAATATGCTGAGGGTCATCACCCAGTCGTGAGTATACCGCCAAAGCAGCGCACTCAGGGTGAGCCCGGCGAGTCCGTAGACGACCCAGGCGCTGGACGGCAAAGGTTCGAGATCGCGGCGCAGCACGCGCAGCGGAGCAAGGCGTTTGAGCCTGAGGATCGGCGGCAGGGCGAAGCCGAGCAGAATCAGGAGTCCCGTTGCCGCACCGAAGACCACCGCCAGCCAGCCGGGAGCGGCGAGAGTCTGCGGCAGCAGCGAGCGGAGCAGATGGATGACGCTCTCCTGGGTCAGGTAACCCGCGGCACTGCCCAGCGAACTGGCGATGAGGCCGATAATCAGGAACTGGCTCGCATAGATCCACAGAACGTCGCGTTCGCGAGCCCCCAGGCACTTGAGCATGGCGGTCATGTCGTAGTGTCGTTCGGTGTAGCGGCGCGCGGTCATGGCGATGGCAACGCCCGAGATCAGGACCACGGCGATGCTGGTCAGTCCCAGATAGCGTTCCGCGCGATTCAGGGCATTTCCGAGTTCGGGGCGATCCTCGTGCACGTCGAGTATGCGCTGCCCCGGATGCAGCTGGGGTTTGAGCCATTGCTTGAACGCGCGCAGCGCTCGCTCGTCGCCGGCGAACAATTCATAGTAGTGGACGTGGCTGCCGGGTTGAATGACGCGGGTTGCGGCGACATCGGCCCGATTCATCAGGACCCGGGGTGAAAGGCTGTAGAGGTCGCCGCGGCGGTCCGGTTCATGCGTGAGAATCCGGGTGATCCGAAGCGGTTTCTCTCCGACGGTGATGTCGTCGTCCAACTTCAAACCCAGTGTCGCGAGCACACGTTGCTCGACCCAAGCTTCACCCGGTTTCGGGACATCCCGTGTTTCGGCAGCGGCCGCGATGTCGCTCAGCGTCGTGCGAAGCGAACCGTGCAAGGGATAGCTTTCTTCCACCGCCTTCACGCCCACCAGAAGCAACTCGTCGTTTTCGATCAGGACACTGGAGAACTCGGTGGTGCCGGCCACTCGCAGCCCGTGCGCGGATGCTTGCCGTCTCCAGGTTTCGGAGGGCTGGTGATGGCCGCCGACCACGAGATCGGCCGCCAGAAATTCCGCCGCCTGGAGATTCATGGTGCGAGCCAGTCGGTCGCCCAGGAGGTTGACGGCGGTCGAACTGGCCACCGCGATGAGCAGCGCCGCCATCAGGATGGTCAATTCGCCGCTGCGCCAATCGCGTGCGACTATTTTCAGGGCAAGTTTGAAATTCTTGGCCACAATCGTTCCTTATCCGTGGTTTTGTTTCGGCGATGTTTAGAGCATTTTCATGCTTACTGTTTGGGCTTTCGCAAGTCGGGAATCCATTCTCGACGGTGCCGTTGGGTAAACGCGTTCGTCGGCAAAGGATTGCCGACAAATGCTCGCGAGTAGGCCGGGAATCCTTTCCAATCGCAAACGGTCATCCGGGGAGCGCCCGAATGACCCTTCCAATCGCAAACGGTCATCCGGGGAGCGCCCGAATGACCCTTCCAATCGCAAACGGCCTGGCCGGGAGCAGCGGCCAGCCCATTCCCGACGCGATGCCCCGACCGACCTACGGAGGCTTGAGTCGAGCTACCCCGGCCGAAGGCGCCAATGACTTCCACCCAGCCCGTATTGTCGTACGAGCGGGATGAAAATGCTCTAGCCGTCGTCCGGTCGTTCGGGCGGGGGAGCCTGAAGCCGCGCTTACTGCCTATTTTAAAGATAATTGAAAAGGGTGAGTCCTTGTACTTTGACGTAGGCTTGTTGCGCTGCCTGTAGCGCAAGCTGCTGAATGTTGAAGCGACTGATCGCTTCCGCATAGTCCAGATCCTGGATTTCGGAAAGGTTTGCTTCGGTGTCGATGATGAATTTGTCGTGAACATCCGCTTGTTCGTCCAGCGCGTTCAGACGCGCGCCGACGCTGGCGCGGGTATCCGAGACGCTTTGCAGGGCCGCATCGATATCCTCCAACGAGGCGCTGGCGGCTTCGTGGAAGCTCGGCCCGGCTCCGCTTCCGAGTTCCGGGTCCGACAATCCGAGATCCGTGAGGACGCCATCGGTATCGTTGCTGATGGCAACGGACGAGGTGTCGCCGGCGTTTGCCGAGACGAATTCCATAAAACCGGATCTATGCTGGGCGACGACCGTGCCGTCCAGGGCCGTTGCGCTTATGCCGGCGTTTATGGCGGCGACCAGGTCGTCGGCGCCGGCATAATTCGCCGCGGCTATGGATATCGTGACCGGCGCGCCGCCGTCGACGGCCAAGTCGAAGCTCTTTGCGCCGCCGCTGTAATCGATGCCGGACGACAGGTCTTTGGTTCCCATGAGCGCGCCATGGGATGCGGTAAATTGGCCGTTCAAGGCTTGAGCGAGGGAATACAAGGTATTGAGAACACTCTGCCTGCCGCCGGAGGCGGCGATCGCATTGGCGCCCGAATTCGAAGAAACGTTCTCGAATACGGCAAATCCGGAATCGCCGTCGGCCATGGGCCGCTGCGGTGCGATCTGCAGGAGGCGCCGATTCTTGTCGCCTTGATAGACATACGCCGGCGGCGTCCGACCGCCGTCGAATACGAAAGGAACCGTATTCGAGCGGAAGCCGGCAAAAATATATTCGCCGTTGGCATCACGCGTGTTCGCAAGTCCCAGCATCTCGTCCAATAACTGCTGCATTTCCTGGCCGATGGCCTGCCGATCGCCGGTATTGAGCGTGTCGTTGAGGCTTTCGACGGATAGTTCGCGGGCACGCTGCAACAGGTTTGCCACGCCGGTCAAGGCGGAGTCTTCGAATTCGAGTCTTGAGCGAACGGCTTGAATATTGGATTGGAACTGCCGGTTGGTTTCCAGCGATTCCTTCAAGTCCAGCGCGCGGACCGCGGCCCCGGGATCGTCCGACGGCGCCAGAATGCGCTGGCCGGTGGAGAGTTGCAGCTGGGTTCTGGCGAGCTTTGCCTGCTGTCTGTGGATGCCATCCATGCCCATCCGTTCCATAAGAGGTGTCGAAATGCGCATGCTTATCTCCTTACCGCTCCGATCAGCGCGTCAAACAGGGTGTTCAAGACTGGAATCAATTGCGCCGCAGCCTGATAGGCTTGCTGATACCGCAACAAATTCGCG containing:
- a CDS encoding serine/threonine protein kinase → MNTLVDRHPFSSLKPDLVMNAMESAGFASDGSLLALHSYENRVYRIGLEDGAPVVVKFYRPGRWSNAAIFEEHAFVRELAESELPVVPALQGSDGSTLHEFGGFRFAVFPSQGGHAPEFSDYGTLARMGRLIARMHAVGALKSFRERPALDIASFGEEPRDYLLLHDVIPADIADAYRNTVNQALDGVKRCFERAGAVRSLRLHGDCYPGNMLWTDDGPHFVDFDDSRMGPAIQDLWMLLSGDRSEMTQQLSHLLSGYRSFHEFDPRELYLIEALRSLRLIHYTAWIARRWSDPAFPIAFPWFDTPRYWHDRILELREQIAAMDEPPLCPA
- a CDS encoding J domain-containing protein, whose translation is MIQIILLLLIVYFAVLTVRRFLASAPSEAHARKIRRGLLWAGILAVLALAATGRLGWLLPLLGALIATVLRLAPVLVQFLVQYLPLLRRWQQQRAAARQTASDGGRSSSFVESRFLRMQLDHATGEIHGVVVTGLYAGRSLHEMTLAQLSELYAEYVRNDPESASLLQAYMERVHGESWQESDNRAPDHDHGKMTPEEAYRVLGIASGSPRDVIIAAHRRLMQRMHPDRGGSDYLAAKINQAKDVLLGR
- a CDS encoding P-II family nitrogen regulator, with protein sequence MKLITAIIKPFKLDDVREGLSEIGISGITVTEVKGFGRQKGHTELYRGAEYVVDFLPKVKVEVAVTDGMVEQAVDAIIKSANTGKIGDGKIFVTNLEQTIRIRTGETGEQAI
- the rpoS gene encoding RNA polymerase sigma factor RpoS, producing MSEQIVEELKTFGEAGLYDDSATFVDDFEANEVLEEESSIWNEAELGAIDSEYQYDATRLYLKELGNSQLLTADEEKHYGRLAQKGDQAARKKMIESNLRLVVKISRRYLNRGLPLLDLIEEGNLGLIRAVEKFEPDRGFRFSTYATWWIRQTIERALMNQTRTIRLPIHVVKEMNVYLKAYRQLAVTMHHDPSAEDVAKYLDKPVKTVEKMLKLNERVVSIDVPFKKDSEKSLVECISEEDKLPLPETLQNERISSNLSDWLDQLSDKQREVICRRYGLRGYDHATLEEVAAVMGVTRERVRQIQMEGLNRLRDILETDGYTADAIFH
- a CDS encoding VWA domain-containing protein, with the protein product MNDSKKLPSQSSSSDVQAFLKKLAQTPNVKPAGRKGRLIFALDATASREPTWQEACRIQADMFDAAATLGGLEIQLCYYRGMADFEAFPWLVRAEELRRRMALVQCVGGYTQIGKVLEHTLQETRTGKVDALVFVGDSMEENVDFICKIAGELGLLGVKAFLFQEGFDPTAELAFKQIAKLTQGAHCRFDAGSARQLRDLLNAVAVYAAGGLKALENYSRTRGGVVLQLAHQIKKP
- the flgL gene encoding flagellar hook-associated protein FlgL: MRISTPLMERMGMDGIHRQQAKLARTQLQLSTGQRILAPSDDPGAAVRALDLKESLETNRQFQSNIQAVRSRLEFEDSALTGVANLLQRARELSVESLNDTLNTGDRQAIGQEMQQLLDEMLGLANTRDANGEYIFAGFRSNTVPFVFDGGRTPPAYVYQGDKNRRLLQIAPQRPMADGDSGFAVFENVSSNSGANAIAASGGRQSVLNTLYSLAQALNGQFTASHGALMGTKDLSSGIDYSGGAKSFDLAVDGGAPVTISIAAANYAGADDLVAAINAGISATALDGTVVAQHRSGFMEFVSANAGDTSSVAISNDTDGVLTDLGLSDPELGSGAGPSFHEAASASLEDIDAALQSVSDTRASVGARLNALDEQADVHDKFIIDTEANLSEIQDLDYAEAISRFNIQQLALQAAQQAYVKVQGLTLFNYL
- a CDS encoding ABC transporter permease, whose amino-acid sequence is MAKNFKLALKIVARDWRSGELTILMAALLIAVASSTAVNLLGDRLARTMNLQAAEFLAADLVVGGHHQPSETWRRQASAHGLRVAGTTEFSSVLIENDELLLVGVKAVEESYPLHGSLRTTLSDIAAAAETRDVPKPGEAWVEQRVLATLGLKLDDDITVGEKPLRITRILTHEPDRRGDLYSLSPRVLMNRADVAATRVIQPGSHVHYYELFAGDERALRAFKQWLKPQLHPGQRILDVHEDRPELGNALNRAERYLGLTSIAVVLISGVAIAMTARRYTERHYDMTAMLKCLGARERDVLWIYASQFLIIGLIASSLGSAAGYLTQESVIHLLRSLLPQTLAAPGWLAVVFGAATGLLILLGFALPPILRLKRLAPLRVLRRDLEPLPSSAWVVYGLAGLTLSALLWRYTHDWVMTLSILAIAGIAIALFSLLGLSMLSLGRLLLPYVSLPWRFGLQHLTRRPRLGVSQILAFSITLVAMQISLLVRTELLQEWKRQLPQDTPNHFALNLFDTDLARFRETLDKEGIASSAYYPIVRGRLTAVNGKDVFEIVHKDSRAEASINRELSLTWASELPRDNRVVRGQWVNGADPLSVSVEAELAKGLGIEPGDKLTFNIAGQELAATVIGTRSVRWDTMTPNFFMIFSPGSLDAYPHTWLTSFYLPPDRKPVLGDLAKSFPSMTILEVDALLKQFQTILRQVTSAIEYVLLLALAAGFTVLFAAVRATLDERIYEDVLLRTMGASRRLLRNAQWVEFAALGFLAGVLASAISEVIAWILFSRVFDLTYRFHWETWLATPVLGALAIGLAGYLNTRSVVKNSPMRVLREL
- the acs gene encoding acetate--CoA ligase; this encodes MSLEKVYDVPLEVAAGAHITEALYREMYERSIKDSDKFWSEQAERFVDWFKPWDKVQDCDFGTARIRWFEGGKLNVSYNCLDRHLAEKGDQVAIIWEGDDPDLDRTLTFRELHEQVCRFANVLKKHGVEKSDRVCIYLPMIPEAAVAMLACARIGAVHSIVFAGFSADALRDRILDADCRYVICADEGNRGGRTVPLKTNVDTALQSCPNVKTVIVVRNTGGTIDWDARSVWYHEELAEASPDCPPESMDAEDPLFILYTSGSTGKPKGVLHSTGGYLVYAAMTFQYVFDYRPGEIYWCTADVGWITGHSYTVYGPLCNGATTLMFEGIPTYPAPDRFWRVVEKHRVNIFYTAPTAIRALMAQGDNWLETTDRGSLRVLGSVGEPINPEAWEWYYHHVGRERCPIVDTWWQTETGGILITPLIGATRLKPGSATRPFFGIVPAIVDSQGNVLEGDCEGVLTITRSWPGQARSVFGSHQRFFETYFSAYPGKYFTGDGARRDADGYYWITGRVDDVLNVSGHRMGTAEIESALVLHDSVAEAAVVGYPHNIKGQGIYAYVTLVAGISPSAELEQELIQLVRKEIGPIATPDLIQWAPTLPKTRSGKIMRRILRKIAANEIRDLGDISTLADPGVVEEIIQNRANRS